In Candidatus Eremiobacteraceae bacterium, the sequence GAGTGAGAACGCTGCGATCGCGGCTCGGGCGTTCTGGTTTTGTGCGGCTTGCAGGCCGCCTTGCCACGCGGTGAGCGCGGTCTTGTAGTCGTGATTATCAAACGCCGTCTGGCCTTGCGCTTGGATTTGCTGCGGTGCGGGCGGGAGCGCAGACGGGGTTGGGGCGCCCGGCATCGTCGATGCTGGCGGTGTTGGCGCGACCGGCGAGCTTGTAGGAGCCGCGGTTGGATCTGCGGGTGCGGTGGAACCCATTGTGGTCGACGCAGTTACACCGAGCGCGATGAACGCGACGGCGAGCGCCAAGCGGGTGATGTAGGCGCCTGACTTCATTGGCCGCCGGCGAGTTCGAAGCTCAGCGCGCGCGACAGATCCGATCCCGGTGTGAATCCGGCGACTCCCTGATACGCTTGGAAGCGCCAGTCGGGGCTCTGCTGCACCAGCCAGCCGGCGTACAGCGCGGCGCGAAGGTCGAGCGATTGCGATGGGTCTTGTAGCGCGGCCATTTCTGTCGGCGGAGGTTGCGGCAGCTCCGCTGGGGGAATCGCTTCGAAATCGGCTGCGACGTGACGGCCGCTGGCATCGCCGACTCGCAGTTCATAGCTGCCGGGCGTCAACGTGACGTCAAAGGCTGTCTTGCGCTCTTGCAGACCGGTTCTTGTCGCGAGCGGTGATGTGTCGCCCTTCTTATATACAGCGGCGTCGTACGGCGGTTGGCCGTCGATCCAGGCCACCCAAAGCTTGGGCTGGCCGGCCGCCACGCGCGGGTGCGCCGGCTGCAAAAGATAGATGAGCACCGGCTCTTGGACGCCGCCGCGCGTCTGCGCGGTAGTGGTGTGCTCGGTGTAGTAATCGTTCTGCGAGCGTTGGAAGAGGTCGCCGACCGATGCGAACATGCGCCCGATCGCGGCGACGGCCGCGTCCGCGCCCGCAGTTGATCGCGCGACGCAGTACTTGGGATTTGCCGCGTCGACGCGCGCTTCGGTGCCGTCGATCATCAACGTCATACGGTTGGCGTTGTCGCTTGATTGCGCGTTGGTGGGTTCATGCAAGATGACGCAATCGCCGACGTTGAGCGTCATGCCCAAGCGCGGCGGCAGTTTCTGTGCGCCGCGGTCGATCTCGTACGCGGTGGCCGGGCCGGTGTACGATTCGATATAGCGGTAATTCGTGGTCGAGTCGGCGTTTGAGGGGAGCGGCACGCCGAGCCCCGTGGACAGCGCGAGCGCGGCGGCGAGATAGAGAGATGTGGTGGCACGTGCGTTGCCGGTTCGGGTCACTTCAGCACTCCTCGCTGGTGCAGCCACGTCTCGATCCCGCCGACGAGCTCGTGTACTTGGATGCCGAGGATCGGCATGATCGGATCGAAGAAATAGCCGCGGTTCAAGAGCAGGTATCCGCCGGTGACCGCGGCCGCCACGATGATCAACGATGCGGACACCAGTGCGGCGCGGTGCGGTAAGTAAAAGAACAGCACGCTGACGAAGATCGTGAGAAATGCGTCGATGCCGTAGCGCAGGTACCATGGGGCTTCGCGGATGTGGTCGTCATGCAGCAGTGCGTTGATCGCGTTGAGCAGCACGACCGTCCCGGGCATCTCACCAAGCGGAGTCTGGTGCACGTCCGGGTTGTCCGAATACGTTCCGCCGATGACGACGATCTTCCCCCGAAGCAGCGCGGGGTTGAAGCGTTGCGACGGCTCGACGTCAGTGATCTCCCACGCGGGGACGACGACGCCGAGCCGCTGCCCCTTTTGGCGCTGTGCGCCCGGCGGCGCCCAGCCGAAGCGATAGAAGAAACGTCTTTCGAGGTCGCTGGTGCTCAGCTCGAGCGGGTAGCCGACGTCGATGATGAAGTTATCGCGCGGCATCTGCGCGTGCGCGTTTAACCCTGCCGCGGCGTGCTCTGGAGTGCCTTGTTCCGCGGTGCTTTGCTCGCCCGTTTGCAAGCACTGAGGCGCGAGGCCGACGTCGAGCGCGCGTTGGAGTTTGACGAGGTCTTTGCCGTTGTATGCCGCCACGGCGAGCATCTCGGCGGAGGGAAGCGCTCTGCCGCGGAGCGATTGACAGACGGGTTCCCAAAGGCGCCAGCCGCGGATCATCGAGTCGGCGTCGACATGGAAGATGGCGGTGCCGAACGCGACGGAGTTCGATTCTTGGCCGATCGGGTCGAGGAAGGACGGCTGCGGTTCGTGCGCCGGGGTGCCATTTGGGAGCGCGTCGGTCCTTGACGTGCGCAAGCCGCGCGTGAGTATGATCGGGGGGCAACCCTCGCGCGAGCCGGCCGTCGGGCATTTCGCGTCGTACCGGCGGAGGTAGCTCGCGAGAGCGTCGTCGGCGCTCGCGGGCGGCGTAGCGCGTTCGTCTTGCGGGGTGTTGGAGTCGCAGGTCAGCGCGTGACGTTGCGTTTGGCTTTGGCTACGCGCGCTCAGGTCGATGTCGACGACGATCACGCGCGCGCCGGCGTGCGCCGCGTAGTCGATGAGCCTGCAGAGCTTGTCGCGCGGCGTGTAGTACGGCGAACCCCATGACGCGACATGGGTCTGGTCGTCGATATCGATGAACGCGAGGCTCGCGCCGATATCCGTGCCCGCGAACTGGCTGATCTGCCAGGTGAGCATCTTGTCGCGCAGCGATGAGACCGCGACCGTCGTCTCGGCCGGCGCAAGCAGCACTGAGATCAGCGACCCGATCATGATGTTGAGCGCGAAGTCGCGCTTGCGATCGGGAAGCCCGCGCCACCATTGCAGAATGCGGTGGCGTAGTAGCGGCCGGCTTGACATTACGACGGCCTCGCTACGTTCCGGCTATGCCGATGTCCTGGATTCGGGCGGTCGAGGAATACCGGCGTGCATGAGATATGGTCGGGTGTGATACTTCGTGCAGCGCTGCCAGCGATTCGATTTTCGGGTGGTGCTCCGCGGCTCCGACCTATGTCGTGAGCGTGGACGGCCGGCGCTCGCCGATTTACGCGCCGGCCGATCCGTATGTCATCCCTGCGAGCGCCGTTAGTGGATCGTGTCGATGAACGCGACCACCGGGCAGTTCACGACCGGGCCCGCGGGGCCGAGAGGTTTGCCGTCGGGGCTCGTGATCTCACCCTTGCCCGCGAGGGCGAAGACCTGGGTGATGCTTGTGAGGCGGACGTTTTGTCCGCCGGCGACCGCGGCCTTGGACCACACGCCGACGTTGGCGGCCCACAGCGGCGTGTAGCCAGCCGCGCCCGGGCCGGCTGCAAACGTGGCGATGATGTTCAGCGGCGAGCCGAAGGACGCGCTGTCGGAGAGCACCGCCGGCTGCGAGAGCTGTTCGTCGAGCGCGAGGTAGGCGAGACCCTGTGCCTGCGGATTGTCCTTGCCGGTCTGGCCGTTCGCAAGTGTGATGATCGCTTGTTCGGAAGCCGGGCTGGATTGCGCGAGCTTCTTCGTATACGTGGCGCGCTCGATCGTCGCGACTCCCGGGTCCGACGCGTCGGTGCTCAGATAGACCACGCGCGCGCCGTTGAAGAACCCGTGCGCGAGCAGAATCGTCACCGTCTTCTTCTCGGTGTCGATGGCCAGCACGCGGTCGGCGGTGTTGCGATGCGTCGTGACGTCGAATGGCCCTGCCCCGCTCGCGATGATCGGGGCGTCGAGCGTCGTGCCGTCAGGTAGTCTGACGAATGGAGAATAGCTGTCGTCGGCGACCGAGCCGGGGTTGGCTTGCGCCGGCGGGAAGCCCGTTGCGCTCGATTTGTAGACGCGGCCCGAACTGAAGATCGGCGCGCCGGCGAACGTCAGCGACTGCGGTGCTCCCGAGGCGGTCTGCGTGTACGCTTTGCCGATGCTCGGTGCGTAGTTCAGGCCAAGCGACTGCGCCACGGTCTTGTCCGACGCGTCGGCGAGGATGTAATACACGGTCTTGCCGGCAGCGCTGCCTTTGTACAGCGGCAGCACGACGGTGTTCTGTTGCGGATCGACGGCGATCGCGCTCTTGAGCACGATGTTCTCGCGCGGCAGATCCGCCGCTTGTGCGGGGGTCTGGGCGAACGGAAGCAGCGCGAGCGCGAGCAGCGCTGCGGTCGCCTGGAGTTTGGGTCGTATAGTATCGGGCATGGCCAGTCTCCTATGAATGGATGATGGATGAAAAGCTGATGCCCTTACTACGTGAGCCAACCGGGCGCGGATTAATCGGCCGCGGCGCGCAGCGCACGAAGGCGACTTTTGCGGCACTTACGATTGAGGCTTGACGAACATCCCGGCCACTTTGCCCGCGGGGTCGAGGACGAACGTGAAGACGAGCGCGCCTTGCCCCCCTTGGACGAGGTATTGATAGATCGTGTACGGGTCTTTGACGGTCTTGCCGATGTAGACGAACGCCGTCGGAGCGCCCATCGGTCCGAGCGCCGCTGCCAGCTGCGCGGCCTTGTCGGTGGTGAGCGCGTTGCTCATGTCAGCCGTGAGCTGCGAACGATCGATGTCGTTTTTCTCCAGGCGTACGAACCACTCTTTGGCACGCGCCGTGATGGCCGGGTCCTCGCCCGGCGCTGAGGTCGGCGCGGGCGTCGGAGTCGCGTTGGCGACGATCTGCGGTTCCACGACCTCGAATATGCGGCGCACCGTCGACGCCGGGTCGAACGATATCGTGTTGGCGAGCACGACGATCTCCAGATGATCGTCATCTGGAAACGTCGCATTGCGCGTCGAGAAGCCGGGCAGTCCGCCATTGTGCCACACCTCGCGCTGGCCGTACATCGTGGAGACGAACCATCCGAAGCCGTACTTCGTGTCCGTGCCATCGGGAAGCTTTGCCGGCGTCGTCATCAGCGTCAGCGATGCAGGATCCACGACGCGGCCGTTCCAGAACGCATCATCCCACTTGACGAGGTCGGCGACGTTCGAGAAGAGCGCGCCGGCCGCGTACGCCCAACTCAAGTCTGCCACGACGGGCGTCGCGCCGTCGCCGGTCAACTGGTATCCGACCGCGTACTGCGGCCCCACGGGCACGGTCTTGGGAAACGATGTCGAGGTGAGACCGAGCGGCGCGATGATGCGCCGCTGCACGAACGCGGAGTACGACATGCCGGACGCCTTCTCGATCAGCATGCCCAGCAAGACATAGTTGGTGTTGCTGTACTCCCATTTCGTCCCCGGGAGGAAATCCAATGGCGCGTTCTTGACCAGGGCGACGAGCTGCTCGGGCCTGTACTCGGTCGACATGCGGTTGGTCATGGCGATGTGATCCACGTAGTTCGGCAGGCCCGAGGTCTGGTCGAGCAGTTCGCGGACCGTGATCTCGGCGGCGTGCGGCGCGGAGGGCAGGTAGTCGGCGACTTTCGCGTCGATGTCGAGCTTCTTGTCCTGCGCCAGCAGCATGACGGCCGCAGCGGTGAACTGTTTGGTGTTCGAGCCGATGGCGTAGATAGTGTCGGCCACGGCAGCGAAGCGGTGAGCGACGTCGCGGTAGCCATAGCCCTGGGCGTACAGGATATCCGAGCCCCTGGCGACGGCGAGCGAGATGCCGGGCACGCGCTGTGTGTCGAGCGCGTCTTGCGCGATCTTATCGATGGCGGCGCGCTGGATCGCATCGAGCGGCTGCGCGCAAAGCTGTGCGGTCGAGAGCATGATCGAGGCGAGGGCGATCGCGATGCCTGCGAGTGACTTGTGCATGTAGCCGCTCTTCGAAGTTCTAGGGCGTCATGCTTTGCGCCGCCCAGCATGTCTGTTGGCCGTGGCAGTTCTGATTCGCCACGAGAATCTCGTGCAGGCGCTGATGTTGCGCGGGGGTCAGGCCTTGCGCGATGTTGTTGAGCTCGGACGGGTCGCGCGCGATGTCGTAATAGCCGACTTCGCCATCCTCGTACTCGACGTACATGGCGTTGTCGAGGCGCAGCGCTTCGTAGGTGACCGGATCGGCTGAGTGTGGTATGGGCGCATCCGGATCGGTGATGCTCGGACCGGGCCGCTTGTGCTCGATGAGCGCGACGTGGCGCCATTCGGCCACGTCGCCGCCTAGGAGTAGTGGCAGCAGGGCGTGACCGTCCGCCTGCGGCGGCGGTGCTTGACCGCCGATGCGCGTGTAGGTCTCGGCGAGGTCGACGTTTTCGACGACTTGATGCACCACGACGCCTTTGGCAACATTGGGCCCTACGACCACGAGCGGCACGGAGATGTCGGTGTCGAACGGCGTCATCTTGCCCGGGCGCAGCGAGTACTCGCCCATGTGATATCCATTGTCGGAGCTGAAGATGATGTATGTGTCGTTGTCGCCGAGCTGCGCAAGCTCCGTCCGGATCTGGCCGATCATCTGGTCCACCGCTTGCACCGATTGCGCGCGCATGCGGAAGAACTTGTCGATCTTCGCGATCTCCGGCTTGTT encodes:
- a CDS encoding CHASE2 domain-containing protein, which gives rise to MSSRPLLRHRILQWWRGLPDRKRDFALNIMIGSLISVLLAPAETTVAVSSLRDKMLTWQISQFAGTDIGASLAFIDIDDQTHVASWGSPYYTPRDKLCRLIDYAAHAGARVIVVDIDLSARSQSQTQRHALTCDSNTPQDERATPPASADDALASYLRRYDAKCPTAGSREGCPPIILTRGLRTSRTDALPNGTPAHEPQPSFLDPIGQESNSVAFGTAIFHVDADSMIRGWRLWEPVCQSLRGRALPSAEMLAVAAYNGKDLVKLQRALDVGLAPQCLQTGEQSTAEQGTPEHAAAGLNAHAQMPRDNFIIDVGYPLELSTSDLERRFFYRFGWAPPGAQRQKGQRLGVVVPAWEITDVEPSQRFNPALLRGKIVVIGGTYSDNPDVHQTPLGEMPGTVVLLNAINALLHDDHIREAPWYLRYGIDAFLTIFVSVLFFYLPHRAALVSASLIIVAAAVTGGYLLLNRGYFFDPIMPILGIQVHELVGGIETWLHQRGVLK
- a CDS encoding serine hydrolase domain-containing protein; its protein translation is MHKSLAGIAIALASIMLSTAQLCAQPLDAIQRAAIDKIAQDALDTQRVPGISLAVARGSDILYAQGYGYRDVAHRFAAVADTIYAIGSNTKQFTAAAVMLLAQDKKLDIDAKVADYLPSAPHAAEITVRELLDQTSGLPNYVDHIAMTNRMSTEYRPEQLVALVKNAPLDFLPGTKWEYSNTNYVLLGMLIEKASGMSYSAFVQRRIIAPLGLTSTSFPKTVPVGPQYAVGYQLTGDGATPVVADLSWAYAAGALFSNVADLVKWDDAFWNGRVVDPASLTLMTTPAKLPDGTDTKYGFGWFVSTMYGQREVWHNGGLPGFSTRNATFPDDDHLEIVVLANTISFDPASTVRRIFEVVEPQIVANATPTPAPTSAPGEDPAITARAKEWFVRLEKNDIDRSQLTADMSNALTTDKAAQLAAALGPMGAPTAFVYIGKTVKDPYTIYQYLVQGGQGALVFTFVLDPAGKVAGMFVKPQS